A region of Thermococcus argininiproducens DNA encodes the following proteins:
- a CDS encoding ABC transporter permease has product MQDEYKKNIFDKIADKLVYGLGSFISIFKKDWKKKNKSKMEEWRLMLYALNRSPPALIGVFLVVIFILLGIFGPRLATWRYNYFPSLYTMNFTQVILAPPGSEAHLEFADTTITYPLGADHFGRDLLSLILSGARTSFVVSIIVISLGVPIGVILGLLAGYKGGKVDELLMRITDMFLAFPALILAIALSAVLPDRIQGFIESHAFLQKFVLWLFALDVREAGNLGRLLSVILAMIIVWWPVYARITRGSTLTEKEKLYIEAARAIGLSSWTIMFKHILPNIVGPILVYITLDFGSVVLMEAGLSFLGLGATPPIADWGRIVYDGAQYFPKAWWLVFYPGLIVMFVALGWNLLGDGLRDILDPKTRRSIEFKVKKSKKEGEENA; this is encoded by the coding sequence ATGCAGGACGAGTATAAAAAGAACATATTTGACAAAATTGCTGATAAACTAGTTTATGGCCTTGGTTCATTCATAAGCATATTCAAAAAAGACTGGAAAAAGAAAAACAAATCAAAAATGGAAGAATGGAGGTTAATGCTTTATGCTCTTAACAGATCCCCACCTGCTTTAATAGGGGTTTTCCTGGTTGTAATATTCATTCTTTTAGGTATTTTTGGACCGAGACTTGCAACATGGAGGTATAATTACTTTCCCTCATTATATACCATGAATTTCACTCAAGTAATCCTTGCTCCACCAGGAAGTGAGGCTCATTTAGAATTTGCAGATACAACAATAACCTATCCACTAGGCGCTGACCACTTTGGAAGAGACTTACTAAGCCTAATTTTAAGTGGAGCAAGAACATCTTTCGTTGTCTCGATAATAGTTATCTCTCTTGGAGTGCCTATCGGAGTAATCTTGGGCCTCTTGGCAGGATACAAAGGGGGCAAAGTTGACGAGCTCTTAATGCGTATAACTGACATGTTTTTAGCATTTCCAGCTCTAATCCTGGCAATTGCACTATCTGCAGTACTCCCTGATAGAATTCAAGGCTTTATCGAAAGTCATGCATTCCTTCAAAAGTTTGTCTTATGGTTATTTGCATTGGATGTAAGGGAAGCCGGTAATTTGGGGAGATTACTTTCAGTAATTCTAGCAATGATAATAGTCTGGTGGCCAGTTTATGCTAGAATTACAAGAGGATCAACGCTAACAGAAAAAGAAAAACTGTACATAGAAGCTGCTAGAGCTATTGGTCTCAGTTCATGGACTATAATGTTTAAGCACATCTTACCAAACATAGTGGGTCCAATATTAGTGTACATAACCTTAGATTTTGGTAGCGTGGTTCTAATGGAAGCAGGATTAAGCTTCTTAGGGCTAGGAGCAACACCCCCAATTGCAGATTGGGGAAGAATAGTATATGATGGTGCTCAGTACTTCCCAAAGGCCTGGTGGTTAGTCTTCTACCCCGGTCTAATAGTCATGTTTGTAGCACTCGGATGGAATTTGCTTGGAGATGGACTTAGAGACATCTTAGATCCAAAAACAAGAAGGAGCATAGAGTTCAAGGTTAAAAAGAGCAAAAAGGAGGGAGAGGAAAATGCCTGA
- a CDS encoding ABC transporter permease, whose translation MAELKKFLIRRVLTFIPTIIGVTLIVFLIAYVIPADPAKAWAGGEKASPEAVERIKERYHLNDPWYEQYIFLVKGIATNTLIDPRTSNPVLDDIRDRFPVTFQLAIIAFIFTLIIGIPLGLISALKRNSIVDTIVRIFALIGVSTPVFWLGYLLIFVFFVKFRITNLAGVPPTPATQITHVPIIDALLTGNFVLFKQHLARFWLPGFVLGFMGTGVLARFVRNSFLEAISGDYIGFLKAKGVPKLRIYRHALKNALVPIVTVLGLQFGGLLGGTPITETVFALPGMGSYAIQSIQNLDFPVIVAITFIYALIYVTANLVVDILYAVIDPRVRY comes from the coding sequence ATGGCTGAACTCAAGAAATTCTTGATAAGAAGAGTTCTCACATTTATTCCTACAATAATTGGTGTCACTTTAATAGTCTTTTTAATAGCCTATGTAATTCCTGCCGACCCTGCTAAAGCATGGGCCGGTGGCGAAAAGGCCTCTCCGGAAGCTGTTGAAAGAATTAAAGAAAGATACCACCTAAACGATCCTTGGTACGAGCAGTACATATTCTTAGTAAAGGGTATAGCTACAAATACCTTGATAGATCCAAGAACTTCAAATCCCGTACTTGATGATATAAGGGATAGATTTCCGGTAACTTTTCAGTTGGCTATAATAGCCTTTATATTTACGCTCATTATTGGAATTCCGTTAGGATTAATCTCTGCCCTTAAGAGAAATAGTATTGTAGATACAATAGTTAGAATCTTTGCCCTAATTGGTGTTTCGACTCCTGTTTTCTGGCTGGGATATCTTCTGATTTTTGTGTTCTTTGTGAAATTTAGAATAACAAACTTGGCTGGAGTCCCTCCAACCCCGGCCACCCAGATAACACATGTTCCTATAATAGATGCCCTCTTAACGGGAAATTTTGTGTTGTTTAAACAACACTTAGCTAGATTCTGGCTCCCGGGATTTGTTCTTGGATTTATGGGAACTGGAGTATTAGCAAGATTTGTTAGAAACTCTTTCCTAGAGGCGATAAGTGGGGATTACATTGGGTTCCTAAAAGCAAAAGGTGTTCCAAAACTTAGAATCTACAGACATGCTTTGAAAAACGCTTTAGTTCCCATAGTCACAGTCCTTGGTCTGCAGTTTGGAGGTCTACTTGGAGGAACACCAATAACAGAAACTGTTTTTGCTCTTCCGGGTATGGGAAGCTATGCAATACAATCAATCCAGAACTTAGATTTTCCTGTCATTGTTGCAATAACCTTCATTTATGCCTTGATATACGTCACCGCTAATTTAGTTGTAGACATTCTCTATGCAGTAATAGATCCAAGAGTTAGGTATTAA
- a CDS encoding ABC transporter substrate-binding protein → MKKQLATLLVISVLVFAVVASGCIGGETTTQTTSTPTETSTETQPTGPTYEVIETDKSVILVGPEGAQVPTSLPSGKKIIKVTYVVDEANTPAVQQLMEEGQGFGAINPAFFRDTTVDALVIAARRETNPEIRTELFKALYILGNKYVPEIILGQNRQLRVYWEWVKGRYYHPTFPERYDLISEDANAPSVPIGIGDYKNDAQTYVIGTIGWPESFDPAWTYETFGWEIWHEVGDTLVTYWKEETEKVTPDLAVAWAHNEDGTEWYFVIRGGVVAYDPWNDKTYPIDAVDVAFTFWRVQRLGHSVSWMVSSFMDVSKSQALTEKEFEDVLKGKKLIAEYNGKTVEVKSLQDLLNVFGYNGETAGVFKLVLPAPYAAVLGILADPFLSVVPMEYLLGDKYEEALSASNNGKSPDAWEAYIEEGEQDPTHQLMHKQPVGTGPFYVKEYKENAYIVLERNPYYWDKSIKPGHERVIYVINNDAVSRIQLFQTGTVDAVATPPERVNDVKGLEFQGFKSVVQTDILQPILTFIVFNTQKEPFNNPKVREALAYAIPYDQISEVVYSGLLERNWGPIPKPWPGFTEYGITKYTYDINKAQQLLQEAGINPSDYKIELIYNAGNSAREKIMTLLQNIWSQLGFQVTVGSYEWPVYLSKTSKGDYDVYVVGWVPDYLDSDNWAGPFLYGATEFSKIEISVES, encoded by the coding sequence ATGAAGAAGCAATTGGCGACACTATTAGTGATAAGCGTTTTAGTTTTTGCAGTAGTTGCAAGCGGTTGTATTGGTGGTGAAACCACTACACAAACAACTTCAACCCCCACTGAGACTTCTACCGAGACCCAACCAACTGGCCCCACTTACGAAGTAATTGAAACGGATAAGAGCGTTATATTAGTTGGTCCTGAAGGAGCTCAAGTCCCTACTTCTCTTCCCAGCGGAAAGAAAATTATAAAAGTCACATATGTTGTTGATGAAGCCAACACTCCAGCAGTCCAACAATTAATGGAAGAAGGCCAAGGATTTGGTGCTATTAACCCAGCATTCTTTAGAGACACTACTGTAGATGCACTTGTAATCGCTGCAAGGAGAGAAACCAACCCAGAGATAAGAACTGAGCTCTTTAAAGCTCTTTACATCCTTGGAAACAAGTATGTACCTGAAATCATTCTCGGACAAAACAGGCAACTTCGTGTTTATTGGGAATGGGTTAAGGGCAGATATTACCACCCGACATTCCCAGAGAGGTATGATTTAATCTCGGAAGATGCTAATGCACCAAGTGTCCCCATTGGAATTGGAGACTACAAGAACGACGCTCAAACTTACGTTATAGGCACAATCGGATGGCCAGAGAGCTTTGATCCAGCTTGGACATATGAGACTTTTGGATGGGAAATTTGGCATGAAGTTGGTGACACTTTGGTTACCTACTGGAAAGAAGAAACTGAAAAAGTAACTCCAGATTTAGCTGTCGCATGGGCACACAATGAAGATGGCACTGAATGGTACTTTGTTATTAGAGGAGGAGTTGTTGCCTACGATCCATGGAATGATAAGACATACCCCATTGACGCTGTTGATGTTGCCTTCACATTCTGGCGTGTCCAGAGATTAGGACACAGCGTTTCATGGATGGTCTCCAGCTTTATGGACGTTAGCAAATCCCAAGCTCTAACCGAAAAAGAGTTTGAGGACGTTCTAAAGGGCAAGAAACTTATTGCTGAGTACAATGGAAAGACTGTAGAAGTTAAGTCTCTCCAAGACTTGTTGAACGTTTTTGGATACAATGGAGAGACTGCTGGTGTCTTTAAGCTTGTCTTGCCAGCTCCATACGCCGCAGTTCTTGGTATACTAGCAGATCCATTCCTTTCAGTAGTCCCAATGGAGTACCTTCTTGGTGACAAATACGAAGAGGCACTAAGCGCTTCAAACAATGGAAAGAGCCCAGACGCTTGGGAGGCTTACATAGAAGAAGGTGAACAAGACCCAACCCACCAACTCATGCATAAGCAACCTGTTGGAACTGGGCCATTCTATGTAAAAGAATACAAAGAAAATGCTTACATAGTTCTCGAGCGCAACCCATATTACTGGGACAAGAGCATAAAACCAGGACATGAGAGAGTAATTTACGTTATAAACAATGATGCTGTTTCAAGAATCCAACTCTTCCAAACCGGAACAGTTGATGCTGTTGCAACACCACCAGAGAGAGTTAATGACGTTAAAGGTCTTGAATTCCAAGGATTCAAGTCAGTAGTCCAAACAGATATTCTACAACCAATATTAACATTCATAGTCTTCAACACCCAAAAAGAGCCATTTAACAATCCAAAAGTTAGAGAAGCTCTAGCCTATGCAATACCATATGATCAGATATCCGAAGTAGTTTACTCCGGATTGCTTGAAAGAAACTGGGGACCAATTCCAAAACCATGGCCTGGATTTACTGAGTATGGAATCACCAAATACACTTATGATATAAACAAGGCCCAACAACTCCTCCAAGAAGCCGGAATTAACCCAAGTGACTACAAGATTGAACTCATTTACAACGCTGGAAACAGTGCTCGTGAGAAGATCATGACATTACTACAAAACATTTGGAGCCAACTTGGATTCCAAGTCACAGTAGGAAGCTATGAGTGGCCAGTATACTTAAGCAAGACATCCAAAGGAGATTACGATGTCTATGTTGTCGGATGGGTACCAGATTACCTTGACTCAGATAACTGGGCTGGACCATTCCTATATGGTGCAACCGAATTCAGTAAGATTGAAATTTCAGTTGAATCGTGA
- a CDS encoding Lrp/AsnC family transcriptional regulator, whose amino-acid sequence MVRAYVLLTIEIGKVERVIEEIKAISGVVKADAVTGPYDAIVELEASDLGELTRKILHDIHNIDGVIDTTTAIVVETE is encoded by the coding sequence ATGGTTAGGGCATACGTTTTGTTAACAATTGAAATTGGAAAAGTAGAGAGGGTAATAGAAGAAATCAAAGCCATATCAGGAGTCGTAAAGGCCGACGCTGTAACTGGCCCATATGATGCAATAGTTGAACTTGAGGCCTCAGATTTGGGAGAACTTACCAGAAAAATACTCCATGATATCCACAATATAGATGGAGTAATTGACACTACAACTGCCATAGTAGTAGAAACAGAGTGA
- a CDS encoding signal recognition particle protein Srp19 has protein sequence MKRFVIWTNEIDARIPRKYGREVPKNLAIDKPTLLEIVDAAKTIGLNVIEIDDKALNPRLSALDDTLKVRGRIIVESKHGKSKTLKLITQKVREFRKQHRKK, from the coding sequence ATGAAGAGATTTGTAATATGGACAAATGAGATAGATGCAAGGATACCACGGAAATATGGAAGAGAAGTCCCAAAGAACCTTGCGATAGATAAGCCTACTCTACTCGAGATTGTCGATGCAGCTAAAACCATCGGGCTCAATGTGATAGAAATCGATGATAAAGCTTTAAATCCACGGCTTTCAGCATTAGATGATACTCTCAAAGTAAGAGGAAGAATTATAGTAGAAAGCAAGCATGGTAAGTCAAAGACACTAAAACTAATAACTCAAAAGGTTAGAGAATTTAGAAAACAGCACAGAAAAAAATAA
- a CDS encoding DUF257 family protein, producing MEVSPILEFLKKNVSLGDFVIVEYPSSYSLAKLLWGGLIPEIPQEEVLIDDFFGIGDLLFRDYLRKASPEEYKKAIEATKKIRAIRIGPGRTSYASIVEEIPITYDVSEFMRSYYNALMNLFSVSAKVEYSITVGISQYLYFGGEKGLRAILFTRSTLPFEDWSSIYFVNSDILDEKQLAVLRELASWQLKIEKEKGTYRIKVED from the coding sequence ATGGAGGTAAGCCCAATCCTTGAGTTCTTGAAAAAAAATGTGAGTTTAGGGGACTTTGTTATTGTAGAGTATCCATCTTCATATTCACTTGCAAAATTGCTCTGGGGGGGACTTATACCGGAGATCCCACAGGAAGAAGTATTAATAGATGACTTTTTTGGAATTGGTGATCTCCTCTTTAGAGATTACTTGCGAAAGGCTTCCCCAGAAGAATATAAAAAAGCGATAGAGGCCACAAAAAAGATTCGAGCAATACGAATAGGGCCTGGAAGGACTAGTTATGCCTCCATAGTAGAAGAAATCCCCATCACTTATGACGTCTCAGAATTTATGAGGAGCTATTACAATGCATTAATGAATCTCTTTTCAGTTTCTGCTAAAGTGGAATACTCCATAACCGTGGGTATCTCTCAGTATCTTTACTTTGGAGGTGAAAAGGGATTAAGGGCAATTTTGTTTACGAGAAGCACTCTACCGTTTGAAGATTGGAGTTCAATTTATTTCGTGAATAGTGACATTTTAGATGAGAAACAACTAGCAGTTTTGAGAGAACTTGCCAGCTGGCAGTTAAAAATTGAAAAAGAGAAAGGAACATACAGAATAAAAGTCGAAGACTAA
- a CDS encoding tRNA (adenine-N1)-methyltransferase produces the protein MIKLGDKVVLLDPRGKRYLITVKEGEFHTDLGIINLEKLVDKEFGILVESHKGYQFRVLKPRIVDYIDKMKRGPQIIHPKDAAQIVAFAGISPGDVIIEAGVGSGALTLFLANIIGPQGRIIGYEIREDFANLAWRNVEWAGFSDRVEIKLKNIYEGIDEEEIDHIILDLPQPENVVEHAVKALKPGGFLVAYTPCINQVDRLYKKLREYKKHFTKPRTIECLVRDQEVKPDCIRPRTTMLAHTGYITFVRKA, from the coding sequence ATGATCAAACTCGGTGATAAGGTTGTATTACTTGATCCTAGGGGAAAACGATATCTAATAACCGTAAAAGAAGGGGAGTTTCATACGGATCTTGGTATAATAAACTTGGAGAAACTTGTGGATAAAGAGTTCGGGATACTTGTAGAGTCTCACAAGGGGTATCAATTTAGAGTACTGAAACCACGGATAGTAGATTACATTGATAAGATGAAAAGGGGCCCACAGATAATTCATCCAAAAGATGCTGCTCAGATTGTGGCATTTGCTGGAATATCTCCTGGGGATGTAATAATTGAAGCAGGAGTTGGGAGTGGAGCATTAACCCTTTTCTTGGCCAACATTATTGGGCCTCAAGGGAGAATAATAGGCTATGAAATACGAGAAGACTTTGCAAACCTTGCGTGGAGAAACGTAGAATGGGCAGGCTTTTCTGACAGAGTGGAAATAAAGCTAAAAAACATATATGAAGGGATAGATGAAGAAGAAATTGACCATATAATCCTGGATCTTCCTCAACCTGAAAATGTTGTTGAACATGCCGTAAAAGCTCTGAAACCAGGAGGCTTCCTCGTTGCATATACTCCATGCATAAACCAAGTAGATAGACTCTATAAAAAACTGAGAGAATATAAAAAGCATTTTACAAAACCCCGTACTATTGAATGCTTGGTGAGAGACCAAGAAGTTAAACCAGACTGTATAAGACCACGAACCACAATGTTAGCACACACTGGTTATATAACCTTTGTTAGGAAAGCTTAG
- a CDS encoding sulfide/dihydroorotate dehydrogenase-like FAD/NAD-binding protein: MYEILEKKEIAAKNVMYKIHAPHIAKKVQPGQFVVVRAFENGERVPLTPVTWNRKEGWITLVVFSRGKTTLRMNMELKEGDKILNIAGPLGNPAPMKRFGKILAIGMITGIVEVYPIAKAWQELGNEVITLHIVPEPMILLREELENAVSRHIVESFPLKEGMGMPEIFKELVTRGQAKVKELIEVEKPDLIFMVGPAGGQKAIFDVVKEYGVPMEVDLHPIMVDGTGMCGACRVTIGGEVKFACVDGPSFDAYEVNWEELIARSGFYTDLEKRAMEDYLAKLAQGGVQ; encoded by the coding sequence ATGTATGAGATACTCGAGAAAAAAGAGATTGCTGCAAAAAATGTTATGTACAAGATACACGCTCCTCACATAGCAAAAAAAGTTCAACCTGGACAATTTGTAGTTGTTAGGGCTTTTGAAAATGGAGAGAGGGTTCCCCTCACTCCAGTGACATGGAACCGAAAGGAAGGTTGGATAACATTGGTAGTATTTAGTAGGGGAAAAACAACACTTAGAATGAACATGGAACTCAAAGAAGGAGACAAAATTCTTAACATCGCTGGCCCTCTTGGAAACCCTGCCCCTATGAAGAGATTTGGGAAAATACTGGCAATAGGCATGATAACCGGAATCGTTGAAGTGTACCCCATAGCAAAGGCGTGGCAAGAGCTTGGAAATGAAGTAATAACCCTACATATAGTACCAGAACCCATGATCTTACTCAGAGAAGAGCTTGAGAATGCTGTTTCAAGACATATAGTTGAAAGCTTCCCTCTAAAAGAAGGAATGGGAATGCCTGAAATTTTTAAGGAATTAGTAACTAGGGGCCAAGCAAAAGTGAAAGAACTTATTGAAGTAGAAAAACCCGATTTAATTTTCATGGTAGGACCTGCAGGTGGTCAAAAAGCAATATTTGATGTTGTTAAAGAATATGGCGTTCCTATGGAGGTTGATCTTCATCCAATAATGGTGGATGGCACTGGAATGTGTGGCGCGTGTAGAGTTACCATCGGAGGAGAGGTTAAATTTGCTTGTGTCGATGGACCTAGCTTTGATGCATACGAGGTTAATTGGGAAGAGCTTATTGCAAGATCTGGCTTTTACACGGATTTAGAAAAGAGAGCCATGGAAGATTATTTGGCTAAGCTTGCACAAGGAGGTGTTCAATAA
- the gltA gene encoding NADPH-dependent glutamate synthase: MMAIIKERIPTPERLIEERLQGFMEVNLGYTFELALQEAQRCLQCNPAPCIQGCPVHIDIPGFIKKLRENKEDPKKAVKEALEVIWACNTLPAITGRVCPQEDQCEAPCVMGKVGEPINIGKLERFVADYAREQGIDEELLQEIIPKIEKKKEKVAIIGAGPAGLTCAAELAKDGYQVTIFEALHKPGGVLVYGIPEFRLPNDTIEKELEKLKKLGVEMKTDYIVGRTVTLDELLENYDAVFIGTGAGTPKLPSLPGINLNGIYSANEFLTRVNLMKAYAFPEYDTPIKIGKKVIVIGAGNTAMDAARTARRLGAEVVIAYRRGKEDITARIEEVEHAKEEGVTFEFFLSPMEFIGDENGRVKAVKFMKMKALEERDSKGKRKIVPTGDTTVLEADTVVIAIGKTTSKLLRMTMAKIEADEYGVIKVDEKLMTNIPGVFAGGDAIRGEATVILAMGDGRKAAKSIKEYLEKKANNT, translated from the coding sequence ATAATGGCAATTATTAAAGAACGTATTCCAACTCCTGAGAGACTAATTGAAGAAAGACTTCAAGGTTTCATGGAAGTAAATCTTGGTTATACGTTTGAACTGGCACTTCAAGAGGCACAAAGATGTCTTCAATGTAATCCCGCCCCATGTATTCAAGGATGTCCAGTTCATATTGATATCCCTGGGTTCATAAAAAAGCTTCGTGAGAATAAAGAAGATCCAAAAAAAGCTGTTAAAGAGGCCTTGGAAGTCATCTGGGCCTGCAATACCCTACCGGCCATTACAGGTAGAGTCTGTCCACAAGAGGATCAATGTGAAGCTCCTTGTGTGATGGGCAAAGTCGGAGAACCAATAAACATTGGAAAACTTGAGAGATTTGTTGCTGATTATGCACGAGAACAGGGGATAGATGAAGAACTCCTTCAAGAGATTATTCCAAAAATTGAAAAGAAAAAAGAAAAAGTTGCTATTATCGGAGCAGGTCCAGCTGGCTTGACCTGCGCTGCTGAACTAGCCAAGGATGGATACCAAGTTACGATATTTGAAGCCCTTCATAAACCTGGGGGAGTTCTTGTTTATGGAATCCCTGAGTTCAGGCTTCCCAATGACACCATTGAAAAAGAACTTGAGAAGCTTAAGAAACTTGGTGTTGAGATGAAAACTGATTACATAGTAGGGAGAACTGTTACTCTTGATGAACTTCTCGAGAACTATGATGCGGTGTTTATAGGAACCGGTGCTGGAACACCAAAACTTCCAAGTCTTCCCGGGATTAACTTAAATGGTATTTATTCTGCAAACGAGTTCCTTACAAGAGTTAACCTCATGAAGGCTTATGCTTTTCCAGAGTATGACACTCCAATAAAGATCGGAAAGAAAGTCATAGTGATTGGAGCTGGAAACACTGCAATGGATGCAGCAAGAACTGCAAGAAGACTAGGTGCAGAGGTGGTTATAGCCTACAGAAGAGGCAAGGAAGACATTACAGCAAGAATTGAAGAGGTCGAACATGCTAAAGAAGAAGGGGTAACGTTTGAATTCTTCTTAAGTCCCATGGAGTTTATAGGAGATGAAAATGGAAGAGTCAAGGCAGTGAAGTTCATGAAAATGAAAGCTCTCGAAGAGAGGGACTCCAAAGGAAAAAGAAAAATAGTGCCTACTGGAGATACTACTGTTTTGGAGGCAGATACAGTTGTCATAGCAATTGGAAAAACAACAAGCAAACTCCTTAGAATGACGATGGCAAAAATAGAAGCTGATGAATATGGAGTAATAAAAGTAGATGAAAAATTGATGACAAATATTCCCGGAGTTTTTGCTGGTGGGGATGCCATTAGAGGCGAAGCTACGGTAATTTTAGCAATGGGAGATGGAAGAAAGGCTGCAAAGAGCATCAAAGAGTATTTAGAGAAAAAGGCAAACAACACATAG
- a CDS encoding TldD/PmbA family protein: MVDELIKILNRENIEWEVYWEVGRGSSFKIEKCKLKRAQRKYHSGIGLRIGYHGKQGFSYITGINHDKKTFENFVKRTIKLAKVGEVKFHGFPDKKPIKKVRGIYDKWISNLTFEEAFELGKEISQKEQELRNKFGPEYTFSGRLAFGFAKDGIVNSNGINEEEEGTAMSFSIYIVRKGHRTGTGDYYKGSRQMIDFEKELETGLEKALEEVKLSYEAQKLEPYEGELVLEPHSVASLVGLFLSNLRGDSIYYKRSRFKEVGEEVASEAFTLIDDGTLEGKLGSYSFDGEGNPSQRTILVKNGVLSSFILDETYARLFGMESTGNGVRDFRTPPHIGTSNIVIEGKEEDLEDFEGIVVKKVFGEHTANPISGDFSLTVELGYLVKNGEKIPFKDNMFVGNIFEFVKSIRAVGKKKEELGAFISPRILGFGKIV, from the coding sequence ATGGTAGATGAACTTATTAAAATTTTAAATCGTGAGAACATTGAATGGGAGGTTTATTGGGAAGTTGGGAGAGGGAGTTCTTTTAAAATCGAAAAATGTAAACTTAAAAGAGCTCAAAGAAAATATCACTCTGGAATTGGGCTTAGGATAGGGTACCATGGAAAACAAGGCTTTTCATATATAACCGGTATAAATCACGACAAAAAAACCTTTGAAAATTTTGTGAAGAGGACAATAAAGCTTGCAAAAGTGGGCGAGGTTAAATTTCATGGTTTCCCAGACAAAAAGCCCATTAAAAAAGTTCGCGGAATTTATGATAAATGGATCAGCAATTTGACTTTTGAAGAGGCCTTTGAGTTGGGAAAAGAGATCTCCCAAAAGGAGCAAGAGCTGAGAAATAAATTTGGTCCTGAATATACTTTTTCTGGAAGACTTGCATTCGGTTTTGCTAAGGATGGAATAGTCAATTCTAATGGTATTAACGAAGAGGAAGAGGGTACTGCAATGAGCTTTAGCATTTACATAGTTAGGAAGGGCCACCGAACTGGAACAGGAGACTATTACAAAGGCTCTAGACAGATGATAGACTTCGAAAAAGAGCTTGAAACTGGTCTTGAAAAGGCTTTGGAAGAAGTTAAGCTCAGTTATGAGGCCCAGAAACTTGAACCTTATGAGGGAGAGCTTGTATTAGAGCCTCACTCAGTGGCATCACTAGTAGGATTATTCCTTTCAAATTTAAGGGGAGATAGTATCTATTATAAACGAAGTAGGTTTAAGGAAGTAGGGGAGGAAGTCGCGAGTGAGGCATTTACCTTGATCGATGATGGTACTCTTGAGGGGAAATTAGGAAGTTACTCATTTGATGGAGAGGGCAATCCTAGTCAAAGAACTATTTTAGTGAAGAATGGAGTGTTATCGTCATTCATTCTAGACGAAACTTATGCACGCCTCTTTGGAATGGAAAGCACGGGGAACGGTGTAAGGGACTTTCGAACACCTCCTCATATTGGTACAAGCAACATAGTAATAGAAGGTAAAGAGGAAGATTTAGAGGATTTTGAAGGTATAGTTGTAAAAAAAGTCTTTGGAGAACACACTGCAAATCCAATAAGTGGGGATTTTTCACTAACGGTAGAGCTTGGATATCTTGTAAAAAATGGAGAAAAAATTCCATTCAAAGACAATATGTTTGTAGGAAACATCTTTGAATTTGTGAAGTCTATACGGGCCGTTGGAAAGAAAAAAGAAGAACTTGGTGCATTTATCTCTCCCAGGATCTTAGGTTTCGGAAAAATAGTGTGA